In a genomic window of Bradyrhizobium sp. LLZ17:
- a CDS encoding MarR family winged helix-turn-helix transcriptional regulator: MKADKGGGSRRSVKRASQTRLIAKPSRTLPETAAVAKAAPPQPPLVSADLSHSLIYRIRRAQLWIFKDVSRRLAAFQISPSQLFALSVIEANPGLNQLAIAQSLSIERAGLGRLVDHLERRGWVQRSASAVNRRYYVLSLTETGAALLGHLRPAIVESEKALAESIGPRSFRELQRALDRMRDP; encoded by the coding sequence ATGAAGGCAGACAAGGGAGGTGGCAGCAGGCGGAGCGTAAAAAGAGCGTCGCAGACACGGCTGATCGCAAAGCCGTCGCGCACCTTGCCTGAAACTGCGGCAGTCGCAAAGGCCGCACCGCCACAGCCGCCGCTTGTCTCAGCAGATCTGTCCCACTCGCTGATCTATCGCATCCGGCGGGCCCAGCTCTGGATCTTCAAAGATGTCAGCCGGCGGCTAGCCGCCTTTCAGATCAGCCCGTCGCAACTGTTCGCGCTGTCGGTGATCGAAGCCAATCCGGGCCTTAATCAGCTCGCGATCGCACAATCGTTGTCGATTGAGCGCGCAGGGCTCGGCAGGCTGGTGGATCATCTGGAGCGGCGCGGCTGGGTGCAACGCTCCGCCTCCGCCGTCAACCGCCGCTACTATGTGCTCTCTTTGACGGAAACCGGGGCCGCACTCTTAGGGCACTTGCGGCCCGCAATCGTCGAAAGCGAAAAGGCACTAGCGGAAAGCATTGGGCCGCGCTCGTTCCGCGAATTGCAACGGGCGCTGGACCGGATGCGGGATCCCTGA
- a CDS encoding YqaJ viral recombinase family protein: MTTVQTNGADAPNHIVRFNPNDRRHFIGGSDARTIMGDDQDSLLRLWREKRGEIDPEDLSDNLIVQLGTITEVLNRAWYQRSSGQTIKDIQKRVRHPVHKWMGATLDGVVEQTGAVFEAKFMLPWAFTEEAAADKHMAQLQHNMWVTASRSSVLSIITGGGKWVEIKIHADPLYQHLLLTAEKKFWRCVQSGEPPVLFNIETPRPRLEAVKVVDMSTSNQWADLAATYLRTREAHGEHETAKADLKKLMPEDAKEATGHGIKAKRSKSGAISFEAQLVEASRAPIQ, encoded by the coding sequence GTGACAACGGTTCAAACTAACGGCGCTGATGCGCCCAATCACATTGTTCGGTTTAACCCTAACGACCGCCGTCATTTCATCGGCGGCTCGGATGCGCGGACCATCATGGGAGACGATCAGGACTCGCTTTTACGCCTCTGGCGGGAGAAGCGCGGCGAGATCGACCCAGAAGACCTCTCGGACAATTTGATAGTCCAACTCGGCACCATAACCGAGGTCCTCAACCGCGCCTGGTACCAACGATCCTCCGGGCAAACCATTAAGGACATCCAGAAGCGCGTGCGCCATCCCGTGCACAAATGGATGGGAGCGACGCTCGACGGCGTCGTCGAGCAGACCGGCGCGGTGTTCGAGGCCAAGTTCATGTTGCCATGGGCCTTCACCGAGGAGGCCGCGGCCGACAAGCACATGGCGCAGCTGCAGCACAACATGTGGGTTACGGCTTCCCGCAGCTCGGTGCTCTCAATCATCACCGGTGGCGGTAAATGGGTCGAGATCAAGATCCATGCCGATCCGCTCTACCAGCATCTGCTGCTCACGGCCGAGAAGAAGTTCTGGCGCTGCGTCCAGAGCGGCGAGCCGCCTGTCCTGTTCAATATCGAAACCCCGCGACCCAGGTTGGAAGCGGTCAAGGTCGTCGACATGTCGACTTCCAATCAGTGGGCGGATTTGGCGGCCACCTATCTGCGCACCCGCGAGGCGCATGGCGAGCATGAGACCGCCAAGGCCGACCTGAAGAAGCTGATGCCGGAGGATGCCAAAGAGGCAACCGGCCACGGCATCAAGGCCAAGCGCTCCAAGTCCGGAGCGATCAGCTTCGAGGCTCAGCTGGTGGAGGCGTCCCGTGCACCAATCCAGTGA
- a CDS encoding IS3 family transposase (programmed frameshift): MSRRARRNHTPAFKAKVALAAVKGDRTIAQLAEHFDVHPNQITAWKAQLEGGASGVFGSGSMSPAAPAIDVKSLHAKIGELTLENGFFRRSAHQGGIAERKAMIDREHDLSITRQAEVLQISRGSVYYLPRPVPDADLAIMGRLDRLHLEFPFAGSRMLRGLLAAEGCKIGRRHVKTLMRRMGIEALYRRPRTTKPEPGHKVHPYLLRGMEITRPNQVWAMDITYIPMARGFVYLAVVLDWATRRVLSWRLSITMEAAFCVETLEDALARHGKPDIFNTDQGSQFTGAAFTGVLADNGIAISMDGKGAWRDNVFVERLWRSIKYEEVYLRAYETVGEARHSIGRYLDFYNGRRPHSSLDDMTPDQAYFNLPPLRAAA, encoded by the exons ATGAGCAGACGAGCACGCCGGAACCACACACCGGCCTTCAAGGCGAAGGTGGCGCTTGCCGCGGTCAAGGGCGACCGGACGATAGCCCAACTGGCCGAACACTTTGATGTCCATCCCAATCAGATCACGGCCTGGAAGGCCCAATTGGAAGGCGGCGCTTCCGGGGTTTTCGGCTCGGGCAGCATGTCGCCCGCCGCGCCTGCGATCGACGTGAAGTCGCTGCACGCCAAGATCGGAGAACTGACGCTGGAGAACG GATTTTTTAGAAGGAGCGCTCACCAAGGCGGGATTGCTGAGCGCAAAGCGATGATCGACCGTGAGCACGATCTGTCGATCACTAGGCAGGCGGAGGTTTTGCAGATCAGCCGTGGCAGCGTTTATTACCTGCCGCGTCCGGTGCCGGACGCCGATCTCGCGATCATGGGGCGTCTCGACCGGCTGCATCTGGAGTTTCCCTTCGCCGGTTCGCGAATGTTGAGAGGCCTGCTGGCTGCCGAGGGGTGCAAGATCGGCCGCCGGCATGTCAAGACGCTGATGCGGCGGATGGGGATAGAGGCGCTCTATCGCCGTCCGCGCACGACGAAGCCGGAACCCGGCCACAAGGTCCATCCGTATCTGCTGCGCGGCATGGAGATCACACGGCCGAACCAGGTCTGGGCCATGGACATCACCTACATCCCGATGGCGCGCGGCTTCGTCTATCTCGCCGTCGTGCTCGACTGGGCGACGCGCCGGGTTTTGTCCTGGCGGCTGTCGATCACCATGGAAGCAGCCTTCTGCGTCGAGACGCTGGAGGATGCCTTGGCTCGTCACGGCAAGCCGGACATCTTCAACACCGACCAGGGCTCGCAGTTCACCGGTGCGGCCTTCACCGGCGTGCTCGCCGACAACGGCATCGCAATCAGCATGGACGGCAAGGGCGCATGGCGGGACAATGTGTTCGTCGAACGGCTGTGGCGCAGCATCAAATACGAGGAGGTCTATCTGCGAGCCTACGAAACCGTCGGCGAGGCACGACATTCGATTGGCCGGTATCTCGATTTTTACAACGGACGACGTCCGCATTCGAGTCTTGACGACATGACCCCGGATCAAGCCTACTTCAACCTTCCGCCGCTCCGCGCGGCGGCCTAA
- a CDS encoding YqaJ viral recombinase family protein, with product MPTEGAEAPCSIITFNPSDRRAFIGGSDARIIMGHDQDDLTRLWREKRGEIAPQDFAQNLIVQLGSVTEDLNRTWYQRASGATVTDIQKRVRHPVHRWMAATLDGIVAETGAVFEAKFMLPWAFSEEAAADKHMAQLQHNMWVIAARSAVLSIITGGGKWVEIKVHADPLLLTAEKKFWRCVQSGEAPQLFGIEPPRPRLAAIRVVDMSGSNAWAEFAVLYRKTRSAALEHERAKTELKALVPEDAKEARGHGLRAKRSKAGAISFDVIDAA from the coding sequence ATTCCAACCGAGGGCGCCGAGGCGCCCTGTTCCATCATCACATTCAACCCGAGTGACCGGCGCGCCTTCATCGGCGGCTCCGATGCCCGCATCATCATGGGCCATGATCAGGACGATCTCACGCGTCTGTGGCGCGAAAAGCGCGGCGAGATCGCGCCGCAAGATTTTGCACAAAACCTGATCGTGCAGCTCGGCTCCGTGACCGAAGACCTCAACCGGACCTGGTACCAGCGCGCGTCGGGTGCCACCGTTACGGATATTCAGAAACGGGTCCGGCATCCGGTCCACCGCTGGATGGCGGCCACGCTCGACGGCATCGTCGCCGAAACCGGCGCGGTGTTCGAGGCCAAGTTCATGCTGCCCTGGGCCTTCAGCGAGGAGGCCGCGGCCGACAAGCATATGGCGCAGCTGCAGCACAACATGTGGGTGATCGCCGCCCGTTCGGCGGTGCTGTCGATCATCACCGGTGGCGGCAAGTGGGTGGAGATCAAGGTCCATGCCGACCCGCTGTTGCTCACCGCGGAGAAGAAGTTCTGGCGCTGCGTGCAGAGCGGCGAGGCACCGCAGCTGTTTGGCATCGAGCCGCCGCGGCCGCGGCTGGCGGCGATCCGGGTCGTGGACATGAGTGGCTCAAACGCCTGGGCGGAATTTGCCGTGCTCTATCGCAAAACCCGCAGCGCGGCGCTCGAGCACGAGCGGGCGAAGACGGAGCTCAAGGCGCTGGTGCCGGAAGACGCCAAGGAGGCGAGGGGCCACGGCTTGCGTGCTAAGCGCTCCAAGGCGGGTGCGATCAGTTTCGACGTAATCGACGCCGCATAA
- a CDS encoding D-glycero-alpha-D-manno-heptose-1,7-bisphosphate 7-phosphatase, giving the protein MSSVEFGAVRVMRPAVFFDRDGVLNEDDGYASDPNKIRWVEGAQQAVKAVNDAGYFAFVVTNQSGIARGLYEERHVRSLHEWMSHQLAMIGAHIDAFEFCPHHPDAQIARYRVLCSCRKPQPGMINALLARYPVSMSDSFMIGDKQSDLDAAKAAGIKAYLFDGTNLQSFITPLLTPRCHPHLTTKKREERKQ; this is encoded by the coding sequence ATGAGCTCGGTCGAATTTGGGGCAGTGCGAGTTATGCGTCCGGCAGTTTTTTTCGATCGTGATGGTGTCCTCAATGAGGACGACGGCTATGCCTCTGATCCGAATAAGATCCGCTGGGTGGAAGGGGCCCAGCAGGCTGTCAAGGCTGTCAATGATGCTGGGTATTTCGCATTTGTTGTGACGAACCAATCAGGAATCGCCAGGGGGCTCTATGAGGAGCGGCATGTTCGAAGTCTGCATGAATGGATGTCGCATCAACTCGCCATGATTGGCGCACATATCGATGCTTTCGAATTTTGCCCACACCATCCCGATGCCCAGATTGCGCGATACCGAGTCCTCTGCAGCTGCCGCAAGCCGCAACCTGGAATGATCAATGCGCTGCTTGCGCGGTATCCGGTCAGCATGAGCGATAGCTTCATGATAGGTGACAAGCAGAGCGATCTTGATGCTGCGAAAGCGGCTGGTATTAAGGCTTATCTGTTTGACGGGACAAACCTCCAATCCTTCATCACACCGCTTTTGACACCGCGCTGCCATCCTCATCTCACAACGAAAAAGAGGGAAGAGCGGAAGCAATAG
- a CDS encoding ERF family protein translates to MQPCSETLSQLASALARAQAELENPEKLLTATIISPFPREESRTFRYASLASGLEIVRKCLTKHEIATVQATTIDAETGLIKLTTTLLHSSGEWIASDWPVCGVTETAAPHRMGAALTYARRYALFTLVGIAGEDDLDAPDVVADAPAAQPHAASGAKAKPANRRLNRDAVLELPQSAELRAQLVNQLASLTAGEDLLTWCKASLPLKNTLSEADARIVEAAYQAKLEEAAPSAAAAPVPAADDEAALQLALPAAPEAGIAHPKESPRKRSKAHLLFVCGQPCLVCQQTPCDAHHLKFAQPRALGRKVSDEFTVPLCRAHHQELHRQGNERAWWSNLQISPLPCAQQLWAASPVHDQTAIASAAPTTHLGSEASP, encoded by the coding sequence ATGCAGCCTTGCAGTGAGACCCTCAGCCAGCTCGCCAGCGCGCTCGCCAGGGCGCAGGCCGAGCTGGAAAACCCGGAGAAGCTGTTAACCGCGACCATCATATCGCCCTTCCCGCGCGAGGAGAGCCGCACCTTCCGCTATGCCTCGCTCGCCAGCGGCCTCGAGATCGTGCGCAAGTGCCTCACCAAACACGAGATCGCCACCGTACAGGCCACCACGATCGATGCCGAGACCGGGCTGATCAAGCTCACGACCACCCTCCTGCACAGCTCGGGCGAATGGATTGCCTCCGACTGGCCGGTGTGCGGCGTCACTGAAACTGCCGCGCCACACCGCATGGGCGCAGCGCTGACGTATGCCCGGCGCTATGCGCTGTTCACGCTCGTCGGCATTGCTGGCGAGGACGATCTGGATGCTCCCGACGTGGTGGCCGACGCGCCAGCCGCGCAGCCACACGCAGCAAGCGGCGCCAAAGCCAAGCCCGCCAACCGCCGGCTCAATCGAGACGCGGTCCTGGAGCTGCCGCAGTCCGCGGAGCTCCGGGCTCAGCTCGTGAACCAGCTCGCATCCTTGACCGCCGGCGAAGACCTGCTCACTTGGTGCAAGGCCAGCCTACCGCTGAAAAACACGCTATCGGAAGCCGACGCGCGGATCGTCGAGGCGGCCTATCAGGCCAAGCTTGAGGAGGCCGCGCCTTCCGCGGCGGCAGCGCCGGTCCCTGCGGCTGACGACGAGGCTGCGTTGCAGCTAGCGCTGCCTGCCGCACCCGAAGCCGGGATCGCTCATCCCAAGGAGTCGCCCCGCAAGCGCAGCAAGGCGCACCTGCTATTCGTCTGCGGGCAGCCCTGCCTGGTCTGCCAGCAAACCCCGTGCGATGCCCACCATCTGAAGTTTGCCCAGCCGCGGGCGCTCGGCCGCAAGGTCAGCGACGAGTTCACGGTGCCGTTGTGCCGCGCGCATCACCAGGAGCTGCACCGCCAAGGCAACGAGCGTGCGTGGTGGTCCAACCTGCAGATCTCGCCCCTGCCCTGCGCGCAACAGCTGTGGGCGGCAAGCCCGGTCCACGATCAAACCGCAATCGCCAGCGCGGCTCCCACCACGCACCTCGGCTCGGAGGCCTCACCATGA
- a CDS encoding Gfo/Idh/MocA family protein, with product MIRFGLLGCGRIAKRHSELLGGNHIDRASLVAVCDSVRSRADALAAKFGVPAYEDLEAFLDHKDMDAVAVLTPSGLHPQHAIACARAGKHVVVEKPMALRLQDADDMIRACDEVGVKLFVVKQNRFNVPVVKAREALDAGRFGRLVLGTVRVRWCRDQAYYDQDAWRGTWAYDGGVLTNQASHHIDMLEWFFGDVVSVHARATTALVKVETEDTAVATLKFRNGALGIIEATTAVRPKDLEGSLSILGERGAVEIAGFAVNQIRHWHFVDELPTDKVVVEKFSVNPPNVYGFGHQAYYQHVVDCLLHQRAALVDGLQGRKSLELISALYGSIETGEEVALRFEPRRSKLGLIS from the coding sequence ATGATCAGATTTGGTCTGCTGGGTTGCGGGCGCATCGCCAAACGCCATTCCGAGCTCCTCGGTGGCAATCATATCGATAGAGCGAGCTTGGTTGCAGTTTGCGACAGCGTCAGGTCTCGGGCCGACGCACTCGCAGCCAAATTCGGGGTCCCCGCCTACGAGGATCTGGAGGCGTTTCTCGACCACAAGGACATGGATGCCGTAGCCGTCCTCACGCCCAGTGGCTTGCACCCGCAGCATGCGATTGCGTGCGCTCGCGCAGGAAAACATGTCGTTGTCGAGAAACCCATGGCGCTTCGACTGCAGGATGCAGATGACATGATTCGCGCCTGCGACGAAGTCGGTGTGAAACTGTTCGTTGTCAAGCAGAATCGCTTCAATGTTCCTGTTGTCAAGGCGCGCGAGGCGTTGGATGCGGGAAGGTTTGGCCGCCTCGTGCTCGGGACGGTGCGAGTCCGTTGGTGTCGGGACCAAGCCTATTATGACCAGGACGCATGGCGCGGCACCTGGGCCTATGACGGCGGTGTGCTGACGAACCAGGCGAGCCACCACATCGATATGCTGGAATGGTTCTTCGGTGATGTGGTAAGCGTCCACGCACGGGCAACGACAGCGCTGGTGAAGGTCGAGACAGAAGACACCGCCGTCGCGACATTGAAGTTCCGCAACGGGGCGTTGGGGATAATCGAAGCAACCACAGCGGTCCGGCCAAAGGATCTCGAAGGGTCTCTTTCGATCCTTGGAGAAAGGGGCGCAGTGGAGATCGCCGGCTTTGCGGTCAACCAGATCAGACACTGGCACTTTGTTGATGAGTTGCCGACCGACAAGGTGGTCGTCGAAAAGTTCTCGGTCAATCCGCCCAACGTCTACGGCTTCGGGCATCAGGCCTATTATCAGCATGTCGTCGATTGTTTATTGCATCAACGAGCCGCCTTAGTCGACGGTCTGCAGGGCCGCAAAAGTCTCGAACTGATTTCTGCACTATACGGATCCATTGAGACGGGAGAAGAGGTCGCGCTTCGCTTTGAGCCTCGTCGGAGCAAGCTTGGTTTGATCTCGTGA
- a CDS encoding ERF family protein, which yields MHQSSESIGAIAAALARAQADLMNPEKTLTAVIRSPFPREDDRTFRYASLASGLDMVRKTLSQQEIATIQTTRVEQPAGQIHLTTLLAHASGEWISSDWPVCAAKEVEAPHRMGAALTYARRYALFALVGIAGEDDLDAPDVAAGPLAATEPQAAPGPRGKPPKGVLNRPPVLPPERSAELLERLLGELAAQHDGDALLSWAKVNLPLKNTLQAADARILEAAYQEKLHEPAVPEVNVAEQRSPPPADQAREDQRLSKGVGGADGGSRSETQRVGLAFPKELPRKRSKAHLAFIRSQACLVCKKTPADAHHLKFAQPRTLGRKVSDEFTVPLCRSHHQGLHRNGNEKAWWTNMQISPLPIAKELWEISPVHAAGDASTIDPKAGSPRSEAPRQ from the coding sequence GTGCACCAATCCAGTGAAAGCATCGGGGCAATAGCCGCGGCGCTCGCCCGGGCCCAGGCTGACTTGATGAACCCGGAGAAGACCCTGACCGCGGTCATCCGGTCTCCCTTCCCGCGGGAGGATGACCGGACCTTCCGCTATGCTTCGCTTGCCAGCGGGCTAGACATGGTTCGCAAGACGTTAAGCCAGCAGGAGATCGCAACCATCCAGACCACCCGGGTTGAGCAGCCCGCGGGCCAAATCCACCTCACGACCTTGCTTGCTCATGCCTCCGGCGAATGGATCTCCTCGGACTGGCCGGTCTGCGCCGCCAAGGAGGTTGAGGCGCCGCACCGGATGGGGGCGGCTCTGACCTACGCCCGGCGCTATGCCCTGTTCGCCCTGGTTGGGATCGCCGGAGAGGATGATTTGGACGCACCGGACGTGGCCGCCGGGCCCCTGGCAGCCACCGAGCCACAAGCCGCCCCAGGGCCGAGGGGAAAGCCGCCCAAGGGCGTTCTGAACCGTCCCCCGGTTCTGCCGCCTGAACGCTCCGCTGAACTATTGGAGCGGCTCCTTGGTGAACTTGCCGCCCAGCACGACGGCGATGCCCTGCTCTCCTGGGCTAAGGTCAACCTGCCCCTGAAGAACACTCTACAGGCGGCGGACGCTCGCATTCTCGAAGCTGCCTACCAAGAGAAGTTGCACGAGCCCGCCGTTCCTGAGGTGAATGTAGCAGAGCAACGCTCGCCGCCACCGGCCGATCAGGCCCGAGAAGACCAACGGCTCTCGAAAGGAGTCGGCGGGGCCGATGGCGGCTCTCGCTCTGAGACGCAGCGGGTCGGCCTCGCTTTTCCGAAGGAGCTACCACGAAAACGAAGCAAGGCGCATCTCGCGTTTATCCGTAGCCAAGCTTGTCTGGTCTGCAAAAAGACTCCGGCTGACGCCCACCACCTGAAGTTTGCCCAACCACGAACGCTCGGACGCAAAGTCAGCGACGAATTCACAGTCCCGCTCTGCAGATCGCACCACCAAGGTCTCCATCGAAACGGGAACGAGAAGGCATGGTGGACCAACATGCAAATCTCGCCGCTCCCGATCGCGAAGGAGCTGTGGGAAATAAGTCCGGTCCATGCGGCTGGCGATGCAAGCACGATTGATCCGAAAGCTGGATCACCACGCTCGGAGGCGCCGCGTCAATGA
- a CDS encoding DNA-binding protein gives MLASNKAVLAELFRDNPAAIASYLTESMKKNDFDAARTSLSLVMQAQNVQMLARDAGLRRDTLYRTFGGRIDPQLSRILRLFVAVNVQAGVVLADPSEKQTAPGWAALDASEAFAKRLTQGFAGNSFEEALLALREAVLSQNVSALARAAGIERRTMYKTFGGAVDPHLSRILKVLAAMQLRLLIVALPHRSELPRPKLGRPSKASKTSK, from the coding sequence ATGCTGGCTAGCAACAAGGCAGTCCTGGCTGAACTATTCCGCGACAATCCAGCGGCAATCGCCAGCTATCTAACTGAAAGCATGAAAAAAAATGACTTTGATGCCGCGCGGACGAGTCTCAGCCTCGTCATGCAGGCTCAAAACGTGCAGATGTTAGCGCGAGATGCCGGTCTAAGGCGGGATACCCTGTACAGGACATTTGGTGGCCGAATCGACCCTCAGCTCAGCCGAATCCTGAGGCTGTTCGTTGCGGTCAACGTGCAAGCCGGCGTGGTGCTAGCGGATCCTTCCGAGAAGCAGACTGCACCCGGCTGGGCGGCGCTCGATGCTTCCGAAGCGTTCGCAAAGCGACTCACGCAAGGCTTCGCCGGCAATAGCTTCGAGGAGGCACTCCTCGCATTGAGAGAAGCCGTGCTCTCGCAGAATGTCTCCGCCCTTGCGCGGGCTGCAGGCATCGAGCGGAGAACGATGTACAAGACATTCGGCGGCGCCGTGGACCCACATCTCAGCCGAATCTTGAAGGTCCTCGCGGCGATGCAGCTTCGGCTCCTTATCGTCGCGCTTCCACACAGGTCGGAGCTACCGCGACCCAAACTTGGTCGACCCTCAAAGGCTTCAAAAACCTCTAAGTAG
- a CDS encoding outer membrane protein produces MKKILLAMTAVAAMTGSASAADLGARPYVKAPMAAPVANWTGFYIFGGGGGGLWNADSNVNSTGVVGPFGSFGPAGTALTRDQRLGGSGWFGTVGLGYDWQVSPSWVIGAFADGQFGDIRGSLSDPFLGTEGREKLRTSYAAGARLGYLVAPNVLSYVNAGYSGSEWSGTTQTSIFLPGTGAAQTTTGSFHRDGWFIGGGVENNLNIFGISAPGWFMKTEYRSTFYNRISLPTTFAAGNTFLAPAGSLTGDAITFKPWTQTISTSLVYRFNWSGPVVAKY; encoded by the coding sequence ATGAAGAAGATTTTGCTGGCTATGACCGCGGTTGCGGCGATGACCGGTTCGGCCTCGGCGGCTGATCTCGGGGCGCGGCCCTATGTGAAGGCCCCGATGGCGGCACCGGTTGCCAACTGGACCGGCTTCTACATCTTCGGCGGCGGCGGCGGCGGTCTGTGGAATGCGGACAGCAATGTGAACAGCACTGGCGTGGTGGGGCCGTTCGGCAGCTTTGGTCCCGCTGGCACCGCCCTCACTCGCGATCAGCGCTTGGGCGGCAGCGGCTGGTTCGGAACGGTCGGCCTCGGCTATGACTGGCAGGTTAGCCCAAGTTGGGTCATCGGCGCCTTCGCCGACGGCCAGTTCGGCGACATCCGCGGTTCGCTCAGCGATCCCTTCTTGGGTACGGAAGGTCGCGAGAAGCTTCGCACCAGCTACGCCGCCGGCGCGCGTCTTGGCTATTTGGTTGCCCCCAATGTCCTCTCCTACGTGAATGCCGGTTACTCGGGTTCGGAGTGGTCTGGCACAACGCAGACCTCCATTTTCCTACCCGGGACCGGCGCTGCGCAGACCACCACCGGTTCTTTCCATCGTGATGGCTGGTTCATTGGCGGCGGCGTCGAGAACAACCTGAACATTTTCGGCATCTCCGCCCCAGGCTGGTTCATGAAGACCGAATACCGCTCGACCTTCTATAACCGTATTTCGCTGCCGACGACATTCGCTGCGGGCAATACCTTCCTTGCCCCCGCCGGCAGTCTTACGGGCGATGCGATCACCTTCAAGCCGTGGACCCAGACCATCAGCACCTCGCTGGTCTATCGCTTCAACTGGAGCGGCCCGGTCGTCGCGAAGTACTGA